AAGACATCCGCAAATCCTTCGGTCCGGTGGAGGTCCTCAAAGGCATCGACCTGCAGGTTGAGGATGGTGAGTTCGTCATCTTCGTCGGCCCGTCGGGCTGCGGAAAATCCACACTTCTGCGTGTGATCGCCGGACTGGAAGATGCAAGCAGCGGATCGGTGACAATCGCTGACGCTGCCGTTGACCATCTACCGCCATCCAAACGCGGTATTGCGATGGTGTTCCAGACCTATGCGCTCTACCCTCACCTGACCGTGCGCAACAATATGGCGCTTGGCATTAAACAGGCCGGACAGCCTGCAAACGAGGTTGCCAGCCGGGTTGCGGCAGCCTCCAAGATGCTCTCGCTCGATGATTATCTCGACCGTTATCCGGCCGAACTGTCGGGCGGACAGCGTCAGCGCGTGGCGATCGGTCGGGCCGTGGTGCGCGATCCACAACTCTTCCTGTTTGACGAGCCGCTGTCGAACCTCGACGCCGCCCTTCGGGTCAACACGCGCCTTGAAATCGCCCGGCTCCACAGGGAACTCGGCGCCACAATGATCTACGTCACCCACGATCAGGTCGAGGCCATGACGCTTGCCGACAAGATCGTCGTCTTGAATGGCGGGGTCGTGGAGCAGATCGGTTCTCCGATGGAGCTTTACAACAATCCGGCGAATACATTTGTTGCCGGCTTTATCGGCTCACCGCAGATGAACTTCATTGAGGCGGGCCGCCTGGATGAGGCCAATGCTGCATCGATCGGTGTCCGTCCTGAACACATCTCGGTGGACCCGCAAGGCGGCGACTGGGCCGGCAGCGTCCTGCATGCGGAGCACCTTGGCGCCGATACGATCCTCTATATGGACACCGAAGCCGCCGGACTTCTGACAGTCCGGCTCTTCGGTCAGCATGAATTCGATGCGGGCGACAGGCTCTATGCCACACCGGACCGTTCGCGCATGTTCCGCTTCGATGAAAACGGGCTCACGATCACCGCACAATAGACGAGTGGCTGGCCGACTTCACCGGCCATCACCCATATCAGACGGTCCCGCCGAGGGAGCCCTCAAGCTGCGCCAGTTCCTTGCCGCCGGCCATCATGTCCTGAAGCTCCTCCGGCTGGATCTCGCCGCGCTTGGCTGTGCCGAGTGTCTGGCCGCGATTGAGCACGGTGAAACGGTCCCCGACGGCCATGGCGTGACGCACATTGTGCGAGATGAACACGACGCCGATCCCCTTCTTGCGCACCTTGTCGATCGTCGCCAGGACGTTGGAGGTCTGACGCACACCAAGCGCCGATGTCGGCTCATCGAGGATGAGGATCTTGGCACCGAAATAGACCGACCGCGCAATCGCAACGGTCTGGCGCTCACCGCCTGACAACGTGCCGACAGCCTGGCTTGGTTCGCGCAGATGAATGCCCATGCGCGCCATCTCTTCCATCGTGACCTTGTTGGCCATATCGAAATCGATGAATTTGAGAGGACCGAAGCTTTTGCGCGGCTCCCTGCCCATCCAGAAGTTCCGCGTCACCGACATGAGCGGGATCATCGCAAGATCCTGATAGACCGTCGCGATACCGGCTTCGATGGCATCGCGGGCCGTGTTGAAATGGACCTGCTTGCCCTCCATGAAGATCTCGCCGCGCGTGGGTTGATGAACACCTGCCATTGTCTTGATGAATGTCGACTTGCCGGCACCATTGTCGCCAAGCAGACAATGGCACTCTCCCGGATTGACCGAGATGGACACGCCGTTCAGCGCAATCACCGAGCCGAAGTGCTTTTCGATGTTCTTCAGTTCAATCAGTGGCGTGCTCATCTTAGCGCTCCCCCGTGATGCTGCGACGGATATAGGTGTTGAGGATCACCGCGAGCAGCAGGATCACACCGAGGAACACGCGGAAGAGCGAACTTTCCACGCCGGCAAAGAACAGGCCTTGTTGGACCACGCCGAAGATCAGGGCACCGAGCGCTGCTCCGACCACCGATCCGTAACCGCCGGTCAAAAGCGCGCCCCCGATCACCACCGAGATGATTGCCTCGAACTCCTTCAGGACACCACGGTCGGCGGCGGCGGAACCAAACTCGATCACCTGACAGGTCGCAAAGACGGTCGCGCAGAACGCAGTGAACATGAACATCATGATCTTTACGCGATTGACCGGCACACCGGTATAGCGGGCAGCCTGTGCGTCACCGCCCGCGGCGAAAATCCAGTTGCCGAAGCGTGTACGCGTCAAAAGCACATGGCCGAAAATGATCAGCACGATCGCCCAGACAATCAGCATCGGTATGCCGTCGACAACCGGCTCGCCCGCGCGGTTGCCCGCCACGAACTTGCCGATCAGTCCAAGATCTGCGAGCCACACGAACAGCCCCTTGAAGATCTTGCCGCCGAAAATCGCGGCGAGCCAATCACCCTCCGCCGCATCGCGAACACCGCCGATAATGGTCTTGTTCGTCGTGAAAATCGCCAGGAAGATCGTCAGGCCGCGCAGGATGTAAAGGAAGGCCAAAGTGACGATGAATGATGGAAGGCCGGTACGGATGACAAGAAAGCCATTCAGCCAGCCAATGCTCATGGCAATCATGAAAGCCACAATGATCGCAACCCACATGGGAAAGCCGTAGGTCACCGACATCAGCGCTATGACGATGCCGGAAAAGCCGATCATGGAGCCGACGGACAGGTCGAACTCACCGGCAATCATCAACAGGCAAGCGCCCACGGCAATGATCGCGAACTGCGCCGACACAACGGTCCAGTTGACAATGCCTTCGGGCGAGAACATGCCGGAATCTCCGGCAATCATAAGGAAAAATACAAATACGAGGATTACACCGCAGATCGATCCCAACTCGGGTCTGATCAAAGCCTTTCGCAATGGCGAGATTTCACGGATACGTTCGTCGCGGTCCTCTTCTTGCGGCGCCGCATCCTTGGCTTCGGCTTCTGACATATCAGCCTCCCATCCTCGCCCGGACGTCCAGGCGGGTCCCAACTACTGGATTTGCGTTACAAATCGGCTCTCACGGAACCGAACAAAGCCGGGCCGGCCGCCACGCGAACGTTTTCGAAGGCCCGAAAAAGAACGGCCGCGCTTTGAGCGCGGCCGCTGGTCCCCTAGCGATATTCGCCAGCGAACTCTTCAACCTTGGCCAGCGCGTCCTTGGTGACGAAACCCGGGCCGGAGTTGATATTGTTGCCGGGCAGGACGCCGAACCGATTGTAGTTGGCGAGCACAACAACCGGCAGATAGGCCTGCAGGAAGGGCTGTTGGTCGATGCCCCACTGGATCGTGCCGTCCTTGATGCCTTTGACGATTTCGGTGCCGAGGTCGAACGTGCCGAAATAGATGTTTCCGGCCATGCCGTTTTCCTTCAGCGCCTCGATGGTCGGATCAGCCGATGTCGGGCCGAGGGTCAAAACGGCTTCCGTATCAGGATTGGCCGAAAGAAACGCCTTTACCCGGTTTTTGATTTCGGCCGGGTCCTGACCGGAGTCGATCATGGAATCGCCAAGCTCAACACCGAGACCGTCGGCAAATCCACGACAGCGTTCACCAACCACCGGGTTGGAGACAACGTGGTTCACGCACAGGAATGAGCCGATGCCATCGCGCTTGGCGCGCTGACCGGCTGCAAGGCCCGCATCATATTCCGGCTGACCGATATACATCAGCGCACCGACGTCAGCCGCCTGCTCTGGAGTGCCGGAATTGATAATGATCACCGGGATACCCTTGGCCACGGCATTGCTGATCGGTCCGCTCAATACATCAGGGTCCGCAAGCGTTGTGATGATGCCGTGCGGGTTTGACGCTGCGGTCTGCTCGATAATACGGGCCATATCGGCGATGTCGCCAGTTGCCGGATTGCGGTACTCAACTTCCGCACCAACATGCTCGCCGGCCATGGCAAGGCCGTTCTTGATGGTGTTCCACCAGGAATCGGAATCCGGGGCATGACTGATGAGCACAATGCGCTCACCTTCGGCGCTGGCCGTCGTAGCCATCGCGAAGATCGAACCTGCAGCAAATACGCCTGCAACAAGACCGCGTAACAGTTTCTTCATTAGATATTCCTCCACCAAGGTGTCCGGCAGCACCGATCGATTTCCGGAACGTTCCTGTTTAAAAGGAACGCCAAATTTCCAACAGATCCGGCCATCGCACGTACGGAACGGATAACCGAAAATTCCTCCAACTAGAATATTCATTCCACCAATCGCAAATGAGGTCAAGCTGCGGGTCAGACCGCTTTCCTGTCACGTTCAGATCCCGCTCCTCATGCCTTCATGGTGATTGTCGCAAACCTCCCCTTTGTTCCGTCACCCGGCGGGCGCATGTTGGTGACAAGACCATCTCAAGACGGCTCGCCTGCCTGAACAAGCCAGCCTTCTGAGCCGATCGTGGCGCACCCTATGCCAAGTAAAACCGCTTTGCAACCGGTTGCAAAATGACAAAGAAAGGCAGAAACGCGGGCAAGAGACGATTTTCTCGTCAATGCTGCCCCAGTGGCCGGCGCTTCGGAAAAGAGCTGCCATAATTGAAAATCCCACACTTTCAGAAACTGCGGAAAACCCTGAACATATCCGCAATTGCTTGAAAAACCATCGGATTAGTTGTCATTGGGTGTGCCTCAGTTCGACGTGCGCAGGCTCCACAACGCATACGGGCATTGCGACAAAATACCGATTCATTTCCTTGTATTTCTTTACGAAACGAGCATTTCCATTATGGAATATTTATTTCATTTGTGGCACATGAGGAGCAAATCATTCCAGGGGAACCATATTGACCACAGGGCAAACCATATTAGCACCACGGGATTTTGAAGCCCTGCGCAGCCTGATCATCGAGCGCAGGAACTCCCTGCCCCGCAGGCTTGCACAGGTTGCCAAATACGCTCTCGACAATCCCGATGAAGTGGCTTTCGGAACCGCGGCAAGTATAGCCGCCTCGGCTGAAGTCCAGCCGTCGACACTGGTGCGCTTTGCCCATCAAATGGGCTATGAGGGCTTTTCCGACCTTCAGAAGGTTTTCCAGGCCAAGCTGCGCGACCGCAGGCCAAGTTATGAAGACCGACTCAAGACAATTGCCGCGTCAGGCGATACACCGCCCGATGACTCCGATCTGCTTCAGGGCTTTCTTACGGCGGCCAGGCGTTCGCTCGACGATTTTTCGGCGAGCGTTGATCCGAAGACGTTGAACCAGGCGGTCAGTATCCTTGCCGGTGCAGACACGATCTATCTGCTTGCACGACGTCGCTCCTATCCGCTGATAGCTCACATGGCTTACGCCTTCGGCAAGCTCAAGATCCGCAATAGCCTGATTGCCTCCACCAACGGCATTGATCCGGAAATCGCATCCATGGCGCGCCCGCAGGACGCGGCGCTGGCGATCAGCTTTTCGCCCTACGCCGCCGACTGCATCACTCAGGCGCATCTCATGTCAGAGGCTGGCGTGCCTGTCGTGGCGATTACCGATTCAGCCTTCTCCCCGTTGGCGGCCTGCGCCACGCAATGGCTGGAGATCGCCGAAGCGGACTATGGCGGCTTCCGTTCGCTATCGGCCAGCATGGCCCTTTGCACGGCACTGCCGGTTGCCGTTGCAGAAGCGCGTCAGCACGGGGCGTAGAGCTTGCTACTGAATTCAATGACTATCGTTTCACGCTCCAAATCCACGGCTTGCGCCGTCGCGATTTTCCATTGGAGAGACCGGACATGAACGCTACGGCATCGCACGACGCCTCACAAACCCTGGACGTCATTACGATTGGCCGGTCCTCGGTGGATCTTTACGGCCAACAAATCGGCTCACGGCTCGAAGACGTCAGCTCCTTTGCCAAGTCGGTCGGCGGATGCCCGTCCAATATCGCGATAGGCTCGTCACGTCTCGGATTGAAATCCGCCGTCATCACCCGGGTCGGTAACGAACAGATGGGCGGCTTCATACGGGAACAGATGCAACGGGAAGGTGTTGACTGCCGCGGTATCGTGACGGATCCGGACAGACTGACGGCGCTGGTGCTCCTGTCGGTCCAAAACGACACCACCTTCCCGCTCATCTTCTATCGCGAAGACTGTGCCGACATGGCTTTGTGCGCGGACGATATCGATCCGGACTTCATTGCCCTTTCCCGTTCGGTGCTTGTTTCGGGAACGCATTTTTCGAAACCCGGTCCCGCCGCCGCCCAGGAAAAGGCGATGCGCCTTGCACGGCAGAACGGTGCGAAGGTAGTTCTGGACATCGACTACAGGCCGAACCTTTGGGGTCTGGCCGGGCATGCATCGGGTGAAGAGCGCTATATCGCTTCCGGTGCGGTGTCGGAAAAAATGAAGGCCGTGCTGGCGGCTTGCGATCTCATTGTCGGCACGGAGGAGGAAGTGCTGATCGCATCCGGAGAGAATGAACTTCCGGCGGCTCTCAAGACGATTCGCGGCTTGAGCGATGCAACCATCGTTCTCAAACGCGGTCCGATGGGCTGTATCGTCTACGATGGTGCGATACCAAACGACCTCGAAGACGGTATCGTCGGCAAAGGCTTTCCGATCGAGGTCTATAATGTCCTCGGTGCCGGTGATGCCTTCATGTCCGGTTTCCTGCGTGGCTGGCTGCGCGGAGAGGATCACAAAACCAGTGCGACATGGGCCAATGCCTGTGGCGCATTCGCCGTATCGCGGCTCTTGTGCTCTCCGGAAATTCCCACCTGGGAAGAACTCAGCAGTTTTTTAAGGGATGGCTCGCCCCACCGCGCCTTGCGCAAGGACGAGAGCATCAATCACATTCATTGGGCAACAACACGCAACAAGGACATTCCGCTGCTCATGGCGCTGGCGATCGATCATCGGGTTCAGCTGACCGATATGGCCGACTCCGCCGGCGCCGACTACGCCCGGATTGCTCAATTCAAACGCCTGGCCGTCGCATCTGCTGCGCAGGTGGCCGACGGACGGCCGGGTTTCGGTATGCTTCTCGATGAACGGTTTGGCCGCGAGGCTTTCTTCGACGCGGCAAGACACAATTTCTCATGGCTTGGCCGCCCGGTGGAGGATCCAGGCTCCAGGCCGCTGCGTTTCGAATTCAGCCAGGACATCGGTTCGCAACTTGTTGAGTGGCCGAACGACCACTGCATCAAAGCGCTGTGTTTCTATCACCCGGACGATGACGAGGCGCTCAAAGCCGAACAGCAGGAAAAGCTTCTGAGCTTGTTTGAGGCAGCGCGGAAGGTCGGCCGTGAGCTGCTTGTCGAGATCATCGCAAGCAAACACGGAAATCTGAAGGACGACACCATCGCCCGCGCCTTGGCAGAACTCTATGCCCTTGGCATCAAGCCCGACTGGTGGAAACTTGAGCCGCAGACATCGCCTGCCGTCTGGTCGAAAACCGAAGAGGTCATAAAGCGCAACGATCCTTGGTGCCGGGGCATTATCGTTCTGGGGCTCGATGCAACGGTTGCCGAACTGGAAGATGCGTTCCGGGCTTGCGCTCAAACCGAAACTGTCCGTGGCTTCGCCGTCGGACGGACAATTTTTGCCGATGCGGCCAAAGCCTGGCTCGCGGGCGAGATCAATGATGAACAGGCAATTGCGGACATGACGGAGCGGTTTGAAAAGCTCTGCGCGCTTTGGCTCCGTTGCCGCAGTTCACACTGAGAGGAGATTTTGACGTGTCGAAACTTCTGGTGAAGCCCAAGGACGGGCACGGCCTCGTCACCCACATCACTCCCCAGGCCGCCGATTGGGAATACGTCGGTTTCGATCTGCACAAACTGCGGCCGGCTGACACGGTTGGCGCGCAAACGGGCGATCGTGAAATCTGCCTTGTATTCGTGAGTGGTCAGGGATCGGTTTCCATAGGCGGTAACGATCTCGGCCTTCTGGGCGAGCGTCTGTCGCCATTCGATGGTGTACCTGCCGCTGTCTATATCCCTGGCGGATCAAACTGGCAGGTGACGGCCAGGAGCGATGTCGAGCTCGCCGTTTGCTCGGCACCCGATACCGTTCACAACCTGCCACCACGGATTATTGCACCGGACAATCTCAGCAAGGAAACGCGCGGGTCAGGCACCAATACACGCTACGTTACCAATATCCTGCCGGAAGATCAGCCGGCCCAGTCATTGCTGGTGGTCGAGGTCATCACGCCGGGCGGACACACCTCTTCCTATCCGCCCCACAAGCACGATCAGGACAATCTTCCGCATGAATCACGGCTTGAGGAAACCTATTATCACCGTTTGAACCCGCCTCAGGGCTTTGGCTTCCAGCGTGTCTACACAGATGACCGGTCATTGGACGAAGCGATGGCCGTGGAAGACGGCGACGTCACGCTTGTGCCGAGGGGATATCACCCCTGCGCGGCCTGTCATGGCTATGATCTTTATTATCTGAACGTCATGGCCGGCCCCAGGCGGACCTGGAAATTCCACAATGCCGCCGAACACGAATGGCTGCTTGATACTTAACGCGCGTTCCTAGTCATCTGGAAGCACGGCCGTCGCCTCGATCTCGACCTTGGCCGCGTCATCCATCAGCGCGACCACCTGAACGACGGCCATGGCCGGAAAATGCCGGCCGATCACGCGGCGATAAGCAGCACCGAGTTCGCGCTGGCATGCGAGATATTCGGCTTTGTTCGTGATGTACCATGTCATGCGCACGATGTGTTCCGGACCGGCTCCGGCTTCCGCCAGGACGGCGACGATATTGCGGAAAACCTGCTCGCACTGACCGACAAAGTCATCGGTTTCAAAAACCTGGTCTGCATTCCAGCCGACGAGGCCGCCAGTGACGACAACGCGGCCGCTGGCCTCAATACCGTTGGCATAACCTTTTGCCGGTGCCCAACCTTCGGGATTTAGAGTTCTCATAATGCTCTTGCCTTCACTTGATACGTTCTTCCGGCCATCAGACCCCAAGAAAACGGTCCTGAATATCTTTGTTGAGATCGGATGGCGGACCATCCCATACACTGGTTCCACGCTCGAGAATCGAACAACGGTCCGCCACCTTCATGAGTTCCTTCAGCGTTTTGTCGACAATCAGGATCGACTGGCCCGCCATTTTCAATTGCGAAACCGCGGACCAGATTTCCCGCCGGATAACAGGCGCAAGGCCTTCAGTCGCCTCATCGAGGATAAGCAGTTTCGGGTTGGTCATGAGCGCCCGCCCAATGGCCAGCATCTGTTGTTCGCCACCCGACAGCGTGCTTGACGATTGCCGCTGGCGCTCCTTGAGGCGCGGAAACATCGCGTTGACCCGTTCCAGGGTCCATTCGCCCGGGCGCGCCGCCACCACCAGGTTTTCGTGCACCGTCAGATTGGGGAAACACCGCCGCCCCTCCGGCACCAGCCCTACGCCAAGCCGGGCAACCCGATGCGAGCGCAATGGGCCCAGGTCACGGCCGCGGAAACGAACGGAGCCGTGCCTGTAGGGCAGAATTTTGCAGGCCGAGCGTATGGTAGTCGTTTTGCCCATTCCGTTGCGGCCCATGAGGGCAACGACCTCTCCCTCGTCGACACTCAGATTGACGCTGAACAGCGCCTGGGAGCGTCCATAAAATGCCTGCAGGCCTTCGATCTCAAGCAGCATTATTCTTCCTCCCCGAGATAGGCTTCCCGCACATCCGGGTTGGAACGGATTTCTTCCACGCTGCCGCTGGCGATCACGCGGCCATAGACCAATACGGAAATACGGTCGGCAAGCGAGAAGACGGCTTCCATGTCGTGTTCGACCAGAAGAATCGGCACCTCGTGCCGAAGCGCATCGAGAAACTGCGTCAGGCTGCGTGAACCTTCCGGCCCCATGCCGGCCATGGGCTCATCCAGCAGGAGAAGCTGCGGTTTCAGCGCCAGCGCCATGGCCATTTCAAGCTGACGGCGCTCGCCATGAGAAAGCTCGGCAGCCGGAATATTTGCCCGTTCGGAAAGGTCGACGGCTTCCAGCTTCTCCATCGCGGCATCGATCAGTGCACGGTCACGCATGACCGGCCTGAAGAAGCGGAAGCTCGAGCCTTGCGTGCTTTGAACGCTCAACATGACATTGCGCAATGCCGAGAATTCCGGTGCAACGGACGAGACCTGGAATGTACGTCCAAGACCGCGGCGCACACGTTGAGCAACGGTCAGGGCGCCGATATCCTCACCGAGAAAACGAATATTGCCCCCATCCGGCGAGAGCGAACCGGCGACCTGGTGGATGAGCGTCGATTTGCCGGCGCCATTGGGTCCGATCAGGGCGTGGATTTCGCCTTCATGCACATCAAGCGAGACATTGTCCGTTGCCTTGAGCGCACCGAAACTCTTGCGCAGCGAGTTGAGTGACAGGACGGCTTCAGCCATGATCGCGTCTCCCCGCCAGGACTCCGATCACGCCGCCGCGTACAAACAACACAACGCAAAGCAGGATCAGTCCGAGGAAAAACTGCCAGTGCTCGGTGATACCGCCAAGGTAGAACTCCAGGACGATGAAAAGAGCTGCGCCAGCAAGCGGACCGAAAAGCCGGCCAACGCCTCCAAGAATCACAAAGATCATGATTTCGCCGGACAGGTGCCATGACAGCATCGACGGTCCGACAAAGCGGTTCAGGTCCGCAAACAGCGCACCGGCAAGCCCCGTCATGCAGGCGGAAATCACATAGGCCACAAGGCGGACATTGAAAGGCGCAATACCGGTTGCAGCCAGCCTGACTTCATTTTGACGCGCGACTTGCAGTGCAGCGCCGAAACGCGAGTCGCGCAGCCGGGCAGATAGGAACAGGCCAAGCATCAGCGCCGCATAACAGATAAGGAAGAACTCGATCGGATTGAGTGTGTTGAGCCCCGGAAAGCCGTTGCGCACGTAGAATGACAGCCCGTCCTCGCCGCCATAGGAGGGCCAGGAAATGGCGAAGTAGTAGATCATCTGGGCAAATGCCAGGGTGATCATGATGAAATAGACACCCGATGTGCGCAGCGCGATCATACCGATCGCCACCGCAACCAGCGCGCAAACAAGGATTGCGACAATCCAGATGACAATCATGTCGTTGGTGCCGGCGATGGTAAAGGGAACGGTGAGAAACGGCTCCTGGTTGAATGCATGGATGGCTAGAATGCCAGCCGCATAACCGCCAAGCCCGAAAAAGGCAGCATGGCCAAACGACACCATTCCGCCAAACCCCAGCGCCAGATTGAGACCGACACCGGCGAGAGCCAATATGGCAACACGCGTTGCCAGCGTGACGTAAAAGGTCTCATCGGCCCACAGTGCCAGGAATGGAACGGCCAGAAGGCCAAGTCCCAAAATCCAGTTGATGGCTGTTTCACGCTTCATCGTAACCTCACGCTCCAGCCGAAAACAGGCCCTGCGGTTTAACCGCAAGGATGATCGCCATGAGGATGTAGATGGCCATCGAAGCGAGCGCCGAGCCGACCGATGTCGCCTGCGAGGCCTCCATGAAGAGCGCAAAGAACTGCGGCAGGAGAATGCGGCCCAGCGTGTCGACAACCCCGACAAGGATGGCGCCGATCAGCGCGCCTTTGACCGAGCCGATCCCACCGATGACAATCACCACGAAGGCAAGGATCAGAACCGGCTCCCCCATGCCGACCTGTACCGACTGGATTGCTCCGACAAGCGCGCCCGCAAGCCCGGCAAGCGCCGCGCCAAGTGCAAACACAACGGTGTAGAGCGTGCGGATGTCGACACCCAGCGCACCGATCATTTCCCTGTCGGACTCCCCTGCCCTGATGCGCATGCCAAGCCGCGTACGCGAGATCAGCAGGTAAAGCCCAAAGGCAATCAAAAGACCTATGGCTATGATTGTCAGACGGTAGAGCGGGTACTCCGCCCCGCCCGGCAAGGTCACTGCACCCTGAAGCACAGGAGGAATATCCAGAAAGAGCGGGAACGAGCCGAAGACCCAGCGTGTACCTTCCGAGAAGATCAAGATAAGGGCAAAGGTCGCCAGCACCTGATCAAGATGATCGCGGTCATAGAGCCGCCGGATCACTGCAATCTCGACCACCGCGCCGGCGGCGGCGGCCCCGGCAAGGCTTGCGACCAGCCCCAGCCAGAAGGAGCCGGTTGCCAGCGCCACGGTCGCGCACAGGAATGCGCCGATCATGTAGAGCGAGCCATGAGCCAGATTGATCAGCCCCATGACACCGAAAACCAGCGTCAATCCGGCTGCCATCAAAAAGAGCATGACGCCGAACTGGATGCCGTTCAGCAATTGCTCCGTAAGAAGGACAAGTGTCATCGCTCGCGCAGCCTTTTAAGAAGCTCGTGATCAGTAAATGCGGACGAAAGTGACCCCTCCGCCCGCATCGTCATCTTAAAGCTTGCAGTCCCCGACATAGGCGCTGGAGCGGTCTTCCAGGCCAACGCCGACGATCTTGTTGGTCAGCACGTCCCCTTCCTTGATGACCTCACGGACATAGATGTCCTGGATCGGGTGCTGGTTGCTGTCGAACTTGAAGTCGCCCCTGACACTGTCGAAATCCGCTTCCTTCAAGGCGGCCCGGAAGGCATCGGCGTCCTTCACATCGGCTTTTTGCATCGCGGACAGGATCAGATTGGCCGTATCGTAACCCTGGCTCGCATAAAGCGACGGCAGACGGCCATATTCAGCTTGAAAAGCCTCGACAAAGGCCTTGTTCGCCGGATTGTCGATATCCTTCGACCATTGCGACGAGTTCTTGACGCCAAGCGCCGCATCACCGACTGCTTTCAGGATGCCCTGATCAAAGGAGAAGGCCGGTCCCATTACCGGAACGTCCACGCCGGACTGGGCATATTGCTTCATGAAAGCGATACCCATGCCGCCCGGCAGAAAGAAGAAGACGCTGTCGGCGTCCGAGGCACGGATTTGCGCGATCTCGGCGGCGTAGTCGGTCTGGCCGAGCTTGGTGTAGAGTTCACCTGCGACATCGCCTTCGTAAAAGCGCTTGAAGCCGGTCAGCGCGTCCTTGCCGGCCGGATAGTTGGGCGCAAGGATAAACGTGTTCTTGAAGCCGGCGCTGCTTGCATGACCGCCCATGGCCTCATGGAGATTGTCGTTTTGCCAGGCAACATTGAAGTAGTTCTCATGGCAGCCCTTGCCAGCCAGCATGGACGGGCCGGCATTGGGCGACAGGTAAAAGACGCCCTGCGCCACGGATGACGGCACCACGGCCATGGCAAGGTTGGACCAGATAATCCCGGTCAGTACGTCGACCTTTTCCTTCTGGATCATC
This portion of the Hoeflea prorocentri genome encodes:
- a CDS encoding ABC transporter ATP-binding protein, encoding MGSLVLEDIRKSFGPVEVLKGIDLQVEDGEFVIFVGPSGCGKSTLLRVIAGLEDASSGSVTIADAAVDHLPPSKRGIAMVFQTYALYPHLTVRNNMALGIKQAGQPANEVASRVAAASKMLSLDDYLDRYPAELSGGQRQRVAIGRAVVRDPQLFLFDEPLSNLDAALRVNTRLEIARLHRELGATMIYVTHDQVEAMTLADKIVVLNGGVVEQIGSPMELYNNPANTFVAGFIGSPQMNFIEAGRLDEANAASIGVRPEHISVDPQGGDWAGSVLHAEHLGADTILYMDTEAAGLLTVRLFGQHEFDAGDRLYATPDRSRMFRFDENGLTITAQ
- a CDS encoding ATP-binding cassette domain-containing protein gives rise to the protein MSTPLIELKNIEKHFGSVIALNGVSISVNPGECHCLLGDNGAGKSTFIKTMAGVHQPTRGEIFMEGKQVHFNTARDAIEAGIATVYQDLAMIPLMSVTRNFWMGREPRKSFGPLKFIDFDMANKVTMEEMARMGIHLREPSQAVGTLSGGERQTVAIARSVYFGAKILILDEPTSALGVRQTSNVLATIDKVRKKGIGVVFISHNVRHAMAVGDRFTVLNRGQTLGTAKRGEIQPEELQDMMAGGKELAQLEGSLGGTV
- a CDS encoding ABC transporter permease — protein: MSEAEAKDAAPQEEDRDERIREISPLRKALIRPELGSICGVILVFVFFLMIAGDSGMFSPEGIVNWTVVSAQFAIIAVGACLLMIAGEFDLSVGSMIGFSGIVIALMSVTYGFPMWVAIIVAFMIAMSIGWLNGFLVIRTGLPSFIVTLAFLYILRGLTIFLAIFTTNKTIIGGVRDAAEGDWLAAIFGGKIFKGLFVWLADLGLIGKFVAGNRAGEPVVDGIPMLIVWAIVLIIFGHVLLTRTRFGNWIFAAGGDAQAARYTGVPVNRVKIMMFMFTAFCATVFATCQVIEFGSAAADRGVLKEFEAIISVVIGGALLTGGYGSVVGAALGALIFGVVQQGLFFAGVESSLFRVFLGVILLLAVILNTYIRRSITGER
- a CDS encoding sugar ABC transporter substrate-binding protein — encoded protein: MKKLLRGLVAGVFAAGSIFAMATTASAEGERIVLISHAPDSDSWWNTIKNGLAMAGEHVGAEVEYRNPATGDIADMARIIEQTAASNPHGIITTLADPDVLSGPISNAVAKGIPVIIINSGTPEQAADVGALMYIGQPEYDAGLAAGQRAKRDGIGSFLCVNHVVSNPVVGERCRGFADGLGVELGDSMIDSGQDPAEIKNRVKAFLSANPDTEAVLTLGPTSADPTIEALKENGMAGNIYFGTFDLGTEIVKGIKDGTIQWGIDQQPFLQAYLPVVVLANYNRFGVLPGNNINSGPGFVTKDALAKVEEFAGEYR
- a CDS encoding MurR/RpiR family transcriptional regulator — translated: MTTGQTILAPRDFEALRSLIIERRNSLPRRLAQVAKYALDNPDEVAFGTAASIAASAEVQPSTLVRFAHQMGYEGFSDLQKVFQAKLRDRRPSYEDRLKTIAASGDTPPDDSDLLQGFLTAARRSLDDFSASVDPKTLNQAVSILAGADTIYLLARRRSYPLIAHMAYAFGKLKIRNSLIASTNGIDPEIASMARPQDAALAISFSPYAADCITQAHLMSEAGVPVVAITDSAFSPLAACATQWLEIAEADYGGFRSLSASMALCTALPVAVAEARQHGA
- a CDS encoding bifunctional 5-dehydro-2-deoxygluconokinase/5-dehydro-2-deoxyphosphogluconate aldolase, whose protein sequence is MNATASHDASQTLDVITIGRSSVDLYGQQIGSRLEDVSSFAKSVGGCPSNIAIGSSRLGLKSAVITRVGNEQMGGFIREQMQREGVDCRGIVTDPDRLTALVLLSVQNDTTFPLIFYREDCADMALCADDIDPDFIALSRSVLVSGTHFSKPGPAAAQEKAMRLARQNGAKVVLDIDYRPNLWGLAGHASGEERYIASGAVSEKMKAVLAACDLIVGTEEEVLIASGENELPAALKTIRGLSDATIVLKRGPMGCIVYDGAIPNDLEDGIVGKGFPIEVYNVLGAGDAFMSGFLRGWLRGEDHKTSATWANACGAFAVSRLLCSPEIPTWEELSSFLRDGSPHRALRKDESINHIHWATTRNKDIPLLMALAIDHRVQLTDMADSAGADYARIAQFKRLAVASAAQVADGRPGFGMLLDERFGREAFFDAARHNFSWLGRPVEDPGSRPLRFEFSQDIGSQLVEWPNDHCIKALCFYHPDDDEALKAEQQEKLLSLFEAARKVGRELLVEIIASKHGNLKDDTIARALAELYALGIKPDWWKLEPQTSPAVWSKTEEVIKRNDPWCRGIIVLGLDATVAELEDAFRACAQTETVRGFAVGRTIFADAAKAWLAGEINDEQAIADMTERFEKLCALWLRCRSSH